One region of Sphingomonas abietis genomic DNA includes:
- a CDS encoding autotransporter outer membrane beta-barrel domain-containing protein produces the protein MIRLTPSVRRCRLSLAIGTSTLACGLFFPTASHAQCTPDPTQENGTTNCSGTNTNGLVVNTFNTQVVAAQGATLNPGAAMAAITVSSSYDVLTIDGMVDGAGKAGIAVIAGPPTSAPCDPYAFASVSYCTPGSSMTIYPSASATINVAAGATVTGSQALSVSRDPSNPNGYVSVSMDNAGTLTGTAGPALVAPVPVGGFAGFLSITNEATGFVGGMSGGISAVNNAGTVDGGGNAAIATSISGAYIANTGRIVSSGQAATLSGTGALYVTNAGGAILGGGGTAINTSGPLSLTNAGTINGSVISTAAAGQDSVIDTRQGMINGDLTLGAGNDTLLATFDSATGRISSITGAIDGGAGTDTLSIAVSSDATFGAVALPTNFELLGVDLSNNATITLSPAFASTGGIALSGYGSVVNMANLSTNGPAVVATPTGSVLSFTNQASITANLSATSQFAVSSPTELINIGTITAIGGAGAQAASTLTNSGTIAATGTAATVAYGTLANSGVIGSTGGIGAAINSSYYYAASTNSGTISGATTGVNLSGTLTNSGTITGGATGVALGYSGTLINAAGGTVTGGTGVGNVGYSVRVVNAGTINGDVNLASTSGFDSSDDIFVDAGGTVNGAVSLGGGDDQLVVNLGTDSSRPFAGATGGVDAGTGYNTLRYRVKADAAAALTLPTSFEALAYELDNNAQLTLTAPTPIITAIGLTGNGTVTLNGSIATSDHTLIDATIPTADQLTLGVAGPAQALSIVNDGMLSLTIGAQGYSYNQLYAINAGTADVTNNGTIATSNAAGSYFPAIAILNGHNVTNNGTITLAGGGVGISDAQNVVNAGTITDTPGSGAVGVAYFDTLQNSGTIQVDGTAVQSAFYQAGSIVNSGLIESRQATAVQLGGYGATLTNETTGTISGVTAVDVSSGGAIINRGAIVGDISSYQYSYGNTAYLADGGTVTGNVTFGAASDLFVETGTGTGVSGIVDGGDGEDTFGHVLNSSGIVALDGEANVINFEDALVQAAGIGTVAMITATNPFAGRVYIGGDGSVINQATINGMVTTGIPYSGAILPTYDYAVAAFTNQGTIAGGFFGATQRFANSGTIGGDMLEDSAILISQSSALEFTNSGTIANDGSQLTVNLDTQDEIAIANDGKITGGGVYAAINTSSAGPAASSSVMATPSIAMTNTGTITASGTAVSLSINNYAGLLPSSVTLDNSGMIETGTAGGTAVSIGINDAVTDGSVGKSSVTVTNSGTIRANAGGIAPQPGNPYFPSSTVPASAIGVYGDGVAHIANAGTGLIEATGALSTAIITNGMALDLTNAGTIRGGTGTTLADDDYLGVQNGTTYLAGAIQSYGDTADKIVNTGTIIGSISLGAGNDTVENRGTIAGDVFLGAGDDSFLEQASATVTGTVDGGEGLNSLIIDASGGGTVNGDQFVNFQRFNQVGNGNVIYTGNFHSDTIGVTGGSLTVAAGQTLGSDGATTITGSDAAETVVNNGTITGSVALGGGNDLLVNNGAISGSVSLGDGDDQFVEGVGSSVAGTVDGGAGNDLYTVVLAGNRTGIGQRTGFERLALQGSGTLSLVLDQNFQSIALGGNSLNLSLGGHSVGTVTGTDAAETLVVDGDIANVSLGGGDDTLALGTTHAAGSYDGGTGNNTLRFTATAPVSLSGTATNFGTVLLAGNALTVTGTLGSPGTTLSFGAGDQSLTVANGGTLAGAVDLGDGNDNFWLAAGGTLAGTINGGAGINTATVELAGSRTLAAGTLIGFETLAAEGTGQLTLSGAQAFSTVTSDTDIVVAAGGSLTANQVQFGAGDNRFTIAGGFNGSVDGGAGNDILVVSGGSDGAPVMFGNISNVETYSQSAGSAQISGTAAFTGLGLTGGRLVGQAGSIITASQIQVSQGATFGSAGTVNGNVTIAGTLSPGASLGTMTVNGNVTLASGSTSLFELSSAVSDKLMVNGSVAIGAGSTLQLVEVGTLRPGTAYTLISATGGITGGYTTVLKPADLFGFVVQRGNEIDLLGKFLDSGGFGPQVSRSIAYTNTTLEAQASTSTLFDALPALLTSTGASNPQAFARLTPEAYASATQMGVDNALVLVDAARGPSFAATGEGAHVYTLASTLGQWHQLNEDRSAGTSAARSQGYGFLSGIGYGDTNWSLGAFGGYINNRQTVGALAARTKANGAVAGVQGRLHTASGFGFSAAIIYDGSRATTTRVLPVGSARGRYGLHSWISDMKASYEIALPRDWAVTPQLGVTYLRTSRGGVSETGGSPFALTVSHDRHVAGFTDGAVSFGRSAASAARFRPFVSFGVRYQIEGAHTDALAGYAGGGLGLDAPGAPRARLVGTASGGIDYRLESGLDFFANAASQTGSDDHQESASAGVRFRF, from the coding sequence ATGATCCGTTTAACGCCATCGGTGCGTCGTTGCCGTTTGTCGCTCGCAATCGGCACCAGCACATTGGCATGTGGACTCTTCTTCCCGACGGCTTCACACGCGCAGTGCACGCCGGATCCGACCCAAGAAAACGGGACCACCAACTGTAGCGGCACCAATACGAACGGCCTGGTCGTGAACACGTTCAACACACAAGTCGTCGCGGCACAGGGGGCGACCTTGAATCCGGGGGCTGCCATGGCAGCCATTACCGTCAGCTCCAGCTACGATGTTTTGACGATTGACGGTATGGTCGACGGCGCCGGTAAAGCCGGTATCGCGGTGATAGCGGGGCCTCCGACATCTGCGCCTTGCGACCCCTACGCGTTCGCGTCCGTCAGCTACTGCACGCCCGGAAGCTCGATGACCATCTATCCCTCCGCGAGTGCGACGATCAACGTCGCAGCCGGCGCCACCGTCACGGGTTCCCAGGCGCTTTCGGTGTCGCGTGATCCGAGCAATCCCAACGGCTATGTCAGCGTATCGATGGACAATGCAGGAACGCTGACTGGTACGGCAGGGCCGGCCTTGGTCGCTCCCGTACCGGTCGGCGGCTTCGCCGGGTTCCTGTCGATCACCAACGAGGCAACTGGGTTCGTCGGCGGCATGTCGGGGGGCATAAGCGCGGTCAACAACGCCGGCACAGTCGATGGCGGGGGCAACGCTGCGATCGCGACCAGCATATCTGGCGCGTATATCGCCAACACGGGCCGGATCGTCTCCAGCGGGCAGGCGGCCACACTGAGCGGGACGGGCGCGCTTTACGTCACCAATGCAGGCGGCGCCATCCTCGGCGGCGGCGGCACAGCGATCAATACGAGCGGCCCCCTATCGCTCACCAATGCCGGCACGATCAATGGGTCGGTTATATCGACCGCAGCGGCTGGACAGGACAGTGTAATCGACACGCGCCAGGGCATGATCAACGGCGATCTGACGCTCGGCGCCGGCAATGACACGTTGCTGGCGACGTTCGACTCTGCCACGGGCCGGATCTCCTCGATCACGGGCGCCATTGACGGGGGAGCGGGGACGGACACGCTGTCGATCGCCGTCAGCAGTGACGCCACCTTCGGCGCGGTCGCGCTGCCAACCAACTTCGAGCTGCTGGGGGTCGATCTCAGCAACAACGCAACCATTACCTTGTCGCCTGCATTTGCCAGTACCGGCGGCATCGCGCTCAGTGGCTATGGTAGCGTCGTTAACATGGCCAACCTGTCCACAAACGGACCCGCCGTGGTCGCGACGCCGACCGGCTCGGTCCTGTCCTTCACCAATCAGGCCAGCATCACCGCCAACCTCTCGGCGACCAGCCAATTCGCGGTGAGTTCGCCCACCGAGCTGATCAATATCGGGACGATCACAGCCATTGGCGGTGCAGGGGCGCAGGCAGCCTCGACCTTGACGAACAGCGGCACCATCGCCGCTACAGGGACTGCTGCTACGGTGGCATATGGCACCCTGGCCAACAGCGGCGTCATTGGTTCGACGGGCGGGATCGGCGCGGCGATCAATAGCTCCTATTATTACGCCGCATCGACCAACAGCGGCACGATCAGCGGTGCGACAACGGGTGTGAACCTTTCCGGTACGCTCACCAACAGCGGCACGATCACGGGCGGGGCAACCGGTGTCGCGCTCGGCTATTCGGGAACACTGATCAACGCCGCCGGCGGAACAGTCACGGGCGGGACCGGCGTCGGCAACGTCGGATATTCAGTTCGAGTAGTGAACGCAGGCACGATCAACGGCGACGTCAATCTCGCCTCCACGTCCGGCTTCGACTCGTCCGATGACATCTTCGTCGACGCGGGCGGCACGGTGAACGGCGCCGTCAGCTTGGGCGGAGGGGACGACCAGCTGGTGGTCAATCTCGGGACCGACTCGAGCCGACCCTTCGCCGGGGCGACGGGCGGAGTCGATGCCGGCACCGGCTACAATACGTTACGCTATCGCGTGAAAGCCGATGCCGCCGCAGCCCTGACGCTCCCAACCAGCTTTGAGGCGCTCGCCTACGAGCTCGACAACAATGCCCAACTCACACTGACCGCTCCCACCCCGATCATCACCGCGATCGGGCTGACCGGCAACGGCACGGTGACGCTAAACGGCTCCATCGCGACCAGCGATCATACGCTCATTGATGCGACGATCCCGACCGCGGATCAGCTGACCCTGGGTGTTGCAGGGCCTGCTCAGGCACTATCCATCGTCAACGATGGTATGCTCAGCCTAACAATCGGGGCGCAGGGTTACAGCTATAATCAACTTTACGCGATCAACGCCGGAACCGCTGACGTTACCAATAACGGCACGATCGCGACCAGTAACGCCGCAGGCAGCTATTTTCCGGCCATCGCCATCTTGAACGGGCATAACGTCACCAATAATGGAACAATCACGCTGGCGGGCGGCGGTGTCGGAATCAGCGATGCCCAAAATGTCGTCAACGCGGGTACGATCACCGATACACCGGGCTCCGGTGCTGTCGGCGTGGCCTATTTCGACACCTTGCAGAACAGCGGAACGATCCAGGTGGACGGCACCGCCGTTCAGAGCGCTTTTTATCAGGCCGGCTCGATCGTCAACAGCGGGTTGATTGAGAGCCGCCAAGCCACCGCCGTCCAGTTGGGCGGCTATGGCGCGACGCTGACCAATGAGACGACTGGAACGATCAGCGGCGTCACCGCGGTCGACGTCTCGTCGGGCGGGGCGATCATCAACCGAGGCGCCATTGTGGGCGATATCTCGTCTTATCAATATTCCTACGGCAACACGGCCTATCTCGCCGATGGCGGCACGGTCACCGGCAACGTGACCTTCGGGGCGGCTTCCGATCTATTCGTGGAGACCGGTACGGGGACGGGTGTCTCTGGTATAGTAGACGGCGGCGACGGTGAGGACACGTTCGGCCATGTTCTGAACAGCAGCGGGATCGTCGCGCTAGACGGCGAAGCAAACGTCATCAACTTCGAGGACGCGCTGGTCCAAGCCGCCGGGATCGGAACCGTCGCGATGATAACCGCGACGAATCCCTTTGCCGGCCGAGTCTACATCGGCGGCGACGGCAGTGTCATCAACCAGGCCACGATCAATGGGATGGTGACGACGGGCATTCCCTATTCGGGTGCGATCCTTCCGACCTACGATTATGCGGTGGCAGCCTTTACGAACCAAGGCACGATCGCGGGCGGCTTTTTCGGCGCAACCCAGCGCTTTGCCAACAGCGGCACGATTGGCGGAGATATGCTCGAGGACTCCGCGATTTTGATCAGCCAGAGTTCTGCGCTCGAATTTACCAACAGCGGAACGATCGCGAACGACGGAAGCCAATTGACGGTCAACCTGGACACGCAGGACGAGATTGCGATCGCCAACGACGGGAAAATCACAGGTGGCGGGGTCTATGCGGCAATCAACACCAGCAGTGCTGGCCCCGCAGCGTCCTCGTCAGTCATGGCGACGCCGTCCATCGCCATGACCAACACGGGCACGATCACCGCGAGCGGCACGGCGGTGTCGCTGTCGATCAACAATTATGCCGGACTGCTGCCCAGCTCGGTAACGCTCGACAATAGCGGCATGATCGAGACGGGCACTGCGGGCGGGACAGCCGTGAGTATCGGCATCAACGACGCCGTCACCGACGGCAGCGTCGGCAAGAGCAGCGTCACCGTTACCAATTCTGGCACGATCCGTGCCAATGCTGGCGGCATCGCGCCCCAGCCGGGCAACCCCTATTTTCCGTCCTCTACCGTGCCGGCCTCAGCCATCGGCGTCTATGGTGACGGCGTCGCCCATATCGCCAACGCTGGCACCGGCTTGATCGAGGCGACCGGGGCGCTGTCCACCGCGATCATCACCAACGGGATGGCGCTCGACCTCACCAATGCGGGTACGATCCGGGGCGGCACCGGTACTACACTGGCCGATGACGACTATCTGGGTGTGCAGAACGGCACGACCTACCTCGCCGGCGCGATCCAGAGCTATGGCGATACTGCGGACAAGATCGTCAACACCGGCACCATCATCGGGTCGATATCGCTCGGCGCCGGTAACGATACGGTCGAAAACCGCGGTACGATCGCCGGCGACGTTTTCCTCGGCGCCGGCGACGATAGCTTCCTGGAACAGGCGAGCGCGACCGTTACCGGCACAGTGGATGGTGGCGAGGGGCTCAACTCGCTGATCATCGATGCGTCCGGCGGCGGCACGGTGAACGGCGATCAGTTCGTCAATTTCCAGCGCTTCAATCAGGTTGGCAACGGCAACGTCATCTATACCGGCAATTTTCATTCCGACACGATCGGCGTCACCGGCGGCAGCCTCACTGTCGCAGCCGGTCAAACGCTGGGCAGTGACGGCGCGACCACGATCACTGGCAGCGACGCGGCCGAGACGGTGGTCAACAATGGCACTATTACCGGCTCGGTCGCGCTGGGCGGCGGCAACGACCTGCTGGTCAACAATGGCGCGATCTCGGGATCGGTCTCGCTGGGAGATGGCGACGATCAGTTCGTCGAGGGCGTTGGCAGCAGCGTCGCGGGCACGGTTGACGGCGGCGCGGGCAATGATCTTTACACGGTGGTGCTGGCCGGCAACCGTACCGGCATCGGCCAGCGCACGGGCTTCGAGCGGCTCGCTCTGCAGGGTAGCGGCACGCTGTCGCTGGTGCTGGACCAGAACTTCCAGTCGATCGCACTGGGCGGCAACAGCCTCAACCTTTCGCTCGGTGGCCACTCCGTCGGCACCGTGACCGGAACCGACGCGGCCGAAACGCTGGTGGTTGACGGCGACATCGCCAATGTTTCGCTGGGTGGCGGCGACGACACGCTGGCGCTCGGCACCACGCACGCGGCGGGAAGCTATGACGGCGGGACAGGTAATAATACGCTGCGCTTCACGGCGACAGCGCCGGTCAGCCTGTCGGGCACGGCAACCAATTTCGGGACCGTGTTGCTGGCTGGCAATGCGCTCACCGTCACCGGCACGCTTGGCAGCCCCGGCACGACGCTCTCGTTCGGCGCGGGCGACCAATCGTTGACAGTGGCGAACGGCGGCACGCTCGCTGGCGCAGTCGACCTTGGCGATGGCAACGACAATTTTTGGCTCGCCGCGGGCGGCACGCTAGCCGGCACAATCAATGGCGGAGCCGGCATTAACACCGCCACCGTCGAACTCGCCGGCAGCCGTACACTCGCTGCGGGCACGCTCATCGGCTTCGAGACGCTGGCGGCGGAAGGAACCGGGCAGCTGACGCTCAGTGGCGCCCAGGCCTTCAGCACCGTCACCAGCGACACCGACATCGTCGTCGCGGCGGGCGGCTCGTTGACCGCGAATCAGGTTCAATTCGGAGCGGGCGACAACCGCTTCACCATCGCCGGCGGCTTCAATGGCTCGGTGGACGGCGGCGCGGGCAATGATATTCTCGTCGTTTCGGGGGGCAGCGATGGCGCGCCGGTCATGTTCGGCAACATCAGCAATGTCGAGACCTACAGTCAGTCAGCCGGCTCTGCGCAGATCTCCGGCACCGCCGCGTTCACCGGGCTCGGCTTGACGGGCGGTCGCCTCGTCGGCCAGGCTGGATCGATCATCACCGCGTCGCAAATCCAGGTCAGCCAGGGCGCGACCTTCGGCTCGGCGGGCACCGTCAACGGCAACGTGACCATCGCTGGCACGCTCAGCCCGGGTGCGTCGCTGGGAACGATGACGGTCAACGGCAACGTCACTCTCGCCAGCGGCTCCACGTCGCTGTTCGAGCTGTCTTCGGCCGTTTCGGACAAGTTGATGGTCAACGGCAGCGTTGCGATCGGCGCCGGCTCTACGCTTCAGCTCGTCGAGGTCGGCACGCTCCGGCCCGGCACGGCATACACGCTGATCTCCGCGACGGGCGGGATCACCGGCGGCTACACGACAGTCCTCAAACCGGCCGACCTGTTCGGCTTCGTCGTCCAGCGCGGCAACGAAATCGACCTGCTGGGCAAGTTCCTCGACAGCGGCGGCTTCGGCCCGCAGGTCAGCCGCAGCATCGCCTATACCAACACCACGCTGGAAGCGCAGGCCTCGACCAGCACGTTGTTCGACGCGCTGCCGGCCCTGCTGACCAGCACAGGCGCCTCCAACCCGCAGGCCTTTGCCCGCCTGACGCCGGAGGCCTATGCCTCGGCGACCCAGATGGGTGTCGATAACGCGCTGGTCCTGGTCGATGCGGCGCGCGGGCCATCCTTCGCTGCGACCGGCGAGGGCGCGCATGTCTACACGTTGGCGTCCACGCTGGGGCAGTGGCACCAGCTCAACGAAGACCGAAGCGCCGGCACATCGGCGGCGCGGAGCCAGGGATACGGCTTCCTGAGCGGGATCGGCTATGGCGACACGAACTGGAGTTTGGGTGCGTTCGGCGGCTATATCAACAACCGCCAGACGGTCGGGGCGCTCGCGGCACGCACCAAGGCGAATGGCGCGGTCGCGGGTGTGCAGGGCCGCCTGCACACGGCCAGCGGCTTTGGGTTCAGCGCGGCGATCATCTACGACGGCAGCCGCGCGACTACGACACGCGTCCTACCGGTGGGCTCGGCAAGGGGACGCTACGGCCTGCACAGCTGGATCAGCGACATGAAGGCGAGCTACGAGATTGCCCTGCCACGTGACTGGGCGGTGACCCCGCAGCTCGGCGTGACCTATCTCCGTACCAGTCGCGGCGGCGTGTCCGAGACTGGTGGCAGCCCCTTTGCGCTGACGGTCTCGCACGACCGCCATGTTGCAGGATTCACAGACGGCGCGGTTTCATTCGGCCGCAGCGCGGCATCGGCTGCGCGGTTCCGTCCGTTCGTGTCATTCGGTGTACGTTACCAGATCGAGGGCGCTCACACCGATGCGCTGGCCGGGTATGCCGGCGGCGGTCTCGGCCTGGATGCGCCCGGTGCCCCACGCGCCCGGCTGGTGGGCACCGCGTCCGGCGGCATCGACTATCGCCTGGAAAGTGGTCTGGATTTTTTTGCCAATGCAGCGTCGCAAACCGGAAGCGACGACCATCAGGAGTCGGCATCGGCCGGTGTACGTTTCCGGTTCTGA
- a CDS encoding alpha/beta fold hydrolase — MPTFTTSDGVSLFYTDWGTGRPVVLLHGWPLSSAFWEYQSSALVAAGYRVIAPDKRGFGRSDQPWDGYDYDRLADDIAELVDHLDLHDATLVGFSMGGGEVARYLSRHGTTRVAQAALVAAVTPILLKTADNPEGIDRAVFDELVAGIEQDRPGYLVDFAKGFFNVGNGKPPVSQGILDWYLQLAMQASPRATIACARAWSETDFRADMAAFTVPTLILHGAQDVNVAPATTSRPAARMIAQARYIEYADSGHAIIITDAERVTADLLMFFKEAAG, encoded by the coding sequence ATGCCCACTTTCACGACATCGGACGGCGTTTCGCTATTCTACACCGACTGGGGCACGGGCCGTCCGGTCGTGCTGCTCCACGGCTGGCCACTGAGCTCGGCTTTCTGGGAATATCAGTCGAGCGCGCTGGTCGCCGCCGGCTACCGCGTCATCGCGCCGGACAAGCGCGGCTTCGGCCGCTCGGACCAGCCCTGGGACGGATATGACTATGACCGGCTCGCCGACGACATCGCGGAACTGGTCGATCATCTCGATCTCCACGACGCGACGCTGGTCGGCTTCTCGATGGGCGGCGGCGAGGTCGCGCGCTATCTGAGCCGCCACGGCACAACCCGGGTCGCGCAGGCGGCGCTCGTCGCCGCCGTCACCCCCATCCTACTCAAGACCGCGGACAATCCCGAGGGCATCGATCGCGCCGTGTTCGACGAACTCGTCGCCGGGATCGAGCAGGACCGACCGGGCTATCTCGTCGATTTCGCCAAGGGTTTCTTCAACGTCGGCAATGGCAAGCCCCCGGTGTCGCAGGGCATCCTCGACTGGTATCTCCAGCTGGCGATGCAGGCGTCCCCCAGAGCGACGATCGCCTGCGCGCGCGCCTGGTCGGAAACCGATTTCCGCGCCGACATGGCCGCCTTCACCGTGCCGACCCTGATCCTCCACGGCGCGCAGGACGTGAACGTCGCACCCGCCACGACCAGCCGCCCGGCCGCACGCATGATCGCGCAGGCGCGCTACATCGAATATGCCGACAGTGGTCACGCGATTATCATCACCGACGCCGAGCGCGTGACCGCCGACCTCCTGATGTTTTTCAAGGAAGCGGCAGGATGA
- a CDS encoding SDR family oxidoreductase: MAGQQNGAGLALVTGGSRGIGRATCLRLAQDGYAVAVGYTHGADGANETVAAIRAAGGQADAFQADIGDAAAIPPLFEAADARFGPLRLLVANAGILGEERRIDEHTPETLRRLLDVNVLGTMLCAQQAVRRLSTRHGGKGGTIVLLGSVAARLGGLPGLVAYAASKGAIETLVRGLSNEVGSEGIRVVGVAPGVIHTDMTSPDAERSVRSGTPLGRMGEAQEVAEAVAWLASPAASYVAGTMLTVSGGR, encoded by the coding sequence GTGGCGGGACAGCAGAATGGCGCAGGTCTGGCACTGGTGACAGGCGGATCGCGCGGGATCGGCAGGGCGACCTGCCTTCGTCTCGCGCAGGACGGCTATGCCGTCGCGGTCGGCTATACCCACGGCGCCGATGGCGCGAACGAGACGGTCGCGGCGATCCGCGCCGCCGGCGGACAGGCCGACGCCTTCCAGGCCGACATCGGCGATGCCGCCGCGATCCCGCCACTGTTCGAAGCGGCCGACGCGCGGTTCGGCCCGCTGCGGCTGCTCGTCGCCAATGCCGGCATCCTCGGCGAAGAGCGCCGCATCGACGAGCATACACCGGAGACGTTGCGCCGGCTGCTCGACGTCAACGTGCTCGGCACGATGCTCTGCGCGCAGCAGGCGGTTCGGCGCCTGTCGACGCGGCATGGCGGCAAAGGCGGCACAATCGTCCTGCTCGGTTCGGTCGCCGCGCGGCTCGGCGGATTGCCGGGACTGGTCGCTTATGCGGCGAGCAAGGGCGCGATCGAGACGCTGGTGCGGGGATTGTCGAACGAGGTCGGGAGCGAAGGCATCCGTGTCGTCGGCGTCGCCCCCGGCGTCATCCACACCGACATGACCTCGCCCGATGCCGAGCGATCGGTTCGCAGCGGCACGCCGCTGGGCCGGATGGGCGAGGCGCAGGAGGTTGCCGAGGCGGTCGCCTGGCTGGCCTCGCCTGCCGCCTCCTACGTCGCCGGCACCATGCTGACCGTCTCGGGCGGCCGCTGA
- a CDS encoding LysR family transcriptional regulator, protein MAETDFPQFLPAFLAVAETGSFTAGAARLGLSPSAISQQIRALERQLGCVLFQRTTRSVRPTDAGLQYRAAVAPAVAAIREAAEALDHPNAAARGRLRLTLPRTAFETVLRPILARYSALYPQVTVELSIDNALVDIVRDGFDAGIRFGNLIEQDMVAVRVAPDMRIALLASPAYLDARGRPTQPRDLAEHACIGFRSATAGTVEPWHLARKDKAVRLIPKGPLVVNNTEALLAAAEDGLGIIEFVEELALDGIAAGRLESVLKPWCPMLPGFHIHYPDRLRTSSALRALLALLKSGAGG, encoded by the coding sequence ATGGCCGAGACCGACTTTCCCCAGTTCCTGCCGGCCTTCCTGGCGGTGGCCGAGACTGGCAGCTTTACCGCGGGGGCAGCCAGGCTGGGCCTGTCGCCGTCCGCCATCAGCCAGCAGATCCGGGCGCTGGAGCGCCAACTGGGTTGCGTGCTGTTCCAGCGCACCACCCGGAGCGTCCGGCCGACCGACGCGGGGCTGCAATATCGCGCGGCCGTCGCGCCTGCCGTGGCCGCGATCCGCGAGGCGGCCGAGGCTCTCGACCATCCGAATGCGGCGGCGCGCGGCAGGCTGCGCCTCACTCTGCCGCGTACCGCCTTCGAGACCGTGCTGCGACCAATCCTCGCCCGCTACAGCGCGCTTTACCCGCAGGTGACGGTGGAACTGTCGATCGATAATGCGCTCGTCGACATCGTGCGCGACGGCTTCGATGCCGGCATCCGCTTCGGCAATCTGATTGAGCAGGACATGGTCGCTGTGCGTGTCGCGCCCGACATGCGGATCGCGTTGCTCGCCTCACCCGCTTATCTCGATGCGCGCGGCCGCCCGACGCAGCCCCGGGATCTGGCGGAGCATGCCTGTATCGGCTTTCGCAGCGCGACCGCGGGCACGGTCGAGCCATGGCATTTGGCCAGGAAGGATAAGGCGGTGCGGCTCATTCCGAAGGGCCCTCTTGTCGTCAACAATACAGAGGCGCTGCTGGCGGCCGCCGAAGACGGCCTGGGCATCATCGAATTTGTAGAGGAACTGGCGCTGGACGGTATTGCCGCGGGCCGGCTCGAGAGCGTTTTGAAACCATGGTGCCCGATGCTGCCGGGATTCCATATTCATTATCCCGATCGACTTCGGACCAGCAGCGCGCTTCGCGCCCTGCTGGCGCTCTTGAAATCGGGTGCCGGGGGCTGA
- a CDS encoding FMN-dependent NADH-azoreductase — translation MKLLHLDSSILGEGSASRAISAAIVERLQVAHPSIEITYRDLAAEPIPHMTLAAFQALESGTDVQQFLDADVVVIGAGFYNFSIPSQLKSWIDHIAVKGKTFTYGENGPVGLASGKRVIVALARGNVYGADSPYAAYEHAETLLRSVFSFVGAEVEFVIAEGIGRGEDARRNAIDGALAQAGRITSSAALAVG, via the coding sequence ATGAAATTGTTGCATCTCGATTCCAGCATCCTCGGCGAAGGCTCCGCGAGCAGAGCTATTTCCGCGGCCATCGTCGAGCGCCTCCAGGTGGCGCATCCGAGCATCGAAATCACCTACCGCGATCTCGCCGCCGAGCCGATCCCACATATGACGCTCGCCGCGTTCCAGGCGCTGGAGAGCGGTACGGACGTCCAGCAATTCCTCGACGCCGACGTCGTCGTAATCGGCGCGGGCTTCTACAATTTCTCGATCCCCAGTCAGCTGAAGTCGTGGATCGATCACATTGCGGTAAAGGGCAAGACCTTCACCTATGGTGAGAACGGTCCAGTCGGGCTCGCGTCGGGCAAGCGCGTCATCGTCGCGCTGGCGCGCGGCAATGTCTATGGCGCGGACTCGCCTTATGCCGCCTATGAGCATGCCGAGACGCTGCTGCGCTCGGTGTTCAGCTTCGTCGGTGCGGAGGTCGAATTCGTCATCGCTGAAGGCATTGGCCGCGGCGAGGATGCGCGCCGCAATGCGATCGACGGCGCGCTCGCACAGGCCGGCCGGATCACCTCTTCCGCCGCTCTCGCTGTCGGCTGA
- a CDS encoding winged helix-turn-helix transcriptional regulator, with protein sequence MSSVLSLVGDKWTVMIVMVLVERPRRFNDIKRTIGGISQQMLTRTLKALDRDGMVSRTVHPTVPPQVEYALTGLGHSLAEPLRALGAWAGAHLEEIDGNRLRYDLVRRVAPDAGR encoded by the coding sequence ATGAGCAGCGTGCTCAGCCTCGTCGGCGACAAATGGACGGTGATGATCGTCATGGTGTTGGTTGAACGCCCGCGCCGTTTCAACGACATCAAGCGGACGATCGGCGGCATCTCGCAGCAGATGCTGACGCGCACTCTGAAGGCGCTCGATCGCGATGGCATGGTCAGTCGGACGGTCCATCCAACGGTGCCGCCGCAGGTCGAATATGCGCTGACCGGCCTGGGCCATTCGTTGGCCGAGCCGCTGCGTGCCTTGGGTGCCTGGGCGGGGGCGCATCTCGAGGAGATCGACGGCAACCGGCTGCGCTATGATCTGGTCAGGCGTGTCGCGCCCGACGCGGGGCGCTGA